A single genomic interval of Shewanella halotolerans harbors:
- a CDS encoding sensor histidine kinase gives MPTLRTKLIWGNVIVSQLALALFILLLKMLAPALYQAVAPELIVACLLLSGGFAWLLSRWLTRGLSTSLKALEVGLLNIKDNDFSVNIPVTGDSQLKALASLFNESAAVLRRERQYIYQRELLLDKVIQSSPNVMVLLDDRQRIIYANDAARHLFAQGARIEGSMLDELLNGVSEELAGAVNNPKGGLFTLACMEEGGEDETWHLSRGRFLLNGQYHHLILLKQMTRELNRQEVAVWKKVIRIISHELNNSVAPIASMVNSGRKLTEPLDDPKLKLIFDTIEDRTSHLSQFIFNYARFAKLPLPKKSEVDWHKLVTQLAEHFRFSLVGELPRRCGYFDLIQLEQVLLNLLKNAHESGSPEASVSLSVREQGLADGSDGVTIEITDEGSGMSPEVLTQALLPFYSTKQSGTGLGLPLCREIIEAHDGRISLHNREHKGLLVRIWLPYDQAQQLGQASA, from the coding sequence ATGCCGACGCTGCGCACTAAGCTCATCTGGGGCAATGTGATTGTCAGTCAGCTGGCGCTGGCTCTGTTCATCCTGCTACTCAAGATGCTGGCGCCCGCGCTGTATCAGGCGGTGGCGCCCGAGCTGATAGTCGCCTGCCTGCTGCTGTCCGGCGGTTTTGCCTGGCTACTCAGCCGTTGGCTGACCCGGGGGCTGTCGACTAGCCTCAAGGCGCTGGAGGTGGGGCTGCTCAACATCAAAGACAATGATTTCAGCGTGAACATTCCTGTGACGGGGGACAGCCAGCTCAAGGCGCTGGCCAGCCTGTTTAACGAGTCGGCGGCCGTGCTGCGCCGCGAGCGTCAGTATATCTATCAGCGTGAGCTGCTGCTGGATAAGGTGATCCAGAGCTCGCCTAATGTCATGGTGCTGCTCGATGATCGCCAGCGCATCATCTACGCTAACGACGCCGCCCGCCACCTGTTTGCTCAGGGGGCGCGTATCGAGGGCAGCATGTTAGATGAGTTGCTGAACGGCGTCAGCGAGGAGCTGGCCGGTGCGGTCAACAATCCCAAGGGCGGCCTGTTTACCCTGGCGTGCATGGAGGAGGGCGGCGAAGATGAGACTTGGCATCTCTCGCGTGGACGCTTCCTGCTCAACGGTCAGTATCACCATCTCATTCTGCTCAAGCAGATGACCCGTGAGCTGAACCGTCAGGAGGTGGCGGTGTGGAAGAAGGTGATCCGCATCATCAGCCACGAGCTCAACAACTCGGTGGCGCCCATCGCTTCTATGGTCAATTCGGGCCGTAAGCTCACCGAGCCGCTGGATGATCCTAAGCTTAAGCTGATCTTCGACACCATAGAGGACAGGACCAGCCATCTGAGCCAGTTTATCTTCAATTATGCCCGCTTCGCCAAGCTGCCCCTGCCCAAGAAGAGCGAGGTGGATTGGCACAAGTTGGTGACTCAACTGGCCGAGCATTTCCGCTTCAGTCTGGTGGGTGAGCTGCCCCGGCGCTGCGGTTATTTTGACCTGATTCAGCTGGAGCAGGTGCTGCTGAACCTACTCAAGAACGCCCACGAGTCGGGTTCTCCCGAGGCGTCGGTAAGCCTAAGTGTCAGGGAGCAAGGCCTGGCCGATGGCAGCGACGGGGTGACTATCGAGATAACCGATGAGGGCAGCGGCATGTCGCCGGAGGTATTGACTCAGGCGCTGCTGCCTTTCTATTCCACCAAGCAGTCGGGTACAGGCCTTGGCCTGCCTTTGTGTAGGGAGATCATCGAGGCCCATGACGGCCGTATCAGTCTGCATAACCGCGAGCACAAGGGGCTGCTGGTGCGGATCTGGCTGCCCTATGATCAGGCTCAGCAGCTCGGGCAGGCAAGCGCCTAA
- the pyrC gene encoding dihydroorotase, translated as MTKLTITRPDDWHVHLRDGDVLTDTVRDTGRYMGRAIIMPNLVPPATNVDSALAYYERIKAVCTANFEPLMVLYLTDNTTAEDIRAAKASGKVVAAKLYPAGATTNSDSGVTDVKNIYPVLEAMQEVGMLFLVHGEVTDSSIDIFDREATFINNTLKQVVADFPSLKIVLEHITTKDAVDFVMGASDNVAATITAHHLLYNRNHMLAGGIRPHFYCLPILKRNTHQQALLAAAASGSKKFFLGTDSAPHAKDRKEAACGCAGSYTAHAAIELYAEAFESVGALDKLEAFASFNGPDFYGLPRNTDSITLVKRSWEVPATYPLGDTGVVPIRAGETIEWQVED; from the coding sequence ATGACCAAATTAACCATAACCCGACCCGACGACTGGCATGTTCACCTGCGCGATGGTGACGTGCTGACCGATACCGTAAGAGACACTGGCCGTTACATGGGCCGCGCCATCATCATGCCTAACCTGGTGCCACCGGCCACCAATGTCGATTCGGCACTGGCCTACTATGAGCGCATCAAGGCGGTCTGCACCGCCAACTTCGAGCCGCTGATGGTGCTCTACCTCACCGACAACACCACGGCCGAGGATATCCGCGCCGCCAAGGCGTCGGGCAAGGTGGTTGCCGCCAAGCTATACCCTGCGGGCGCGACCACCAACTCAGACTCGGGCGTCACTGATGTGAAGAACATCTACCCCGTGCTGGAAGCGATGCAGGAAGTGGGCATGCTCTTCCTGGTACACGGCGAAGTTACAGATTCGAGCATCGACATCTTCGATCGCGAGGCCACCTTCATCAACAACACCCTCAAGCAGGTGGTTGCCGACTTCCCGTCACTCAAGATAGTGCTGGAACATATCACCACCAAAGATGCGGTGGATTTCGTCATGGGCGCCTCCGACAACGTGGCCGCCACCATCACGGCCCATCACCTGCTCTACAACCGTAACCATATGCTGGCCGGTGGTATTCGTCCTCACTTCTACTGTCTGCCTATCCTCAAGCGCAACACCCATCAGCAGGCCCTGCTGGCGGCTGCGGCCAGCGGTAGCAAGAAGTTCTTCCTGGGCACAGATTCGGCGCCCCACGCCAAGGACCGTAAAGAGGCCGCCTGTGGCTGCGCCGGTTCTTATACGGCCCACGCCGCCATCGAGCTCTACGCCGAGGCGTTCGAGTCAGTGGGCGCTTTAGACAAATTAGAGGCCTTCGCCAGCTTCAACGGCCCTGACTTCTACGGTCTGCCGCGCAACACTGACAGCATCACACTAGTGAAACGCAGCTGGGAAGTGCCCGCCACCTATCCGCTGGGTGACACGGGCGTAGTGCCGATCCGCGCCGGCGAAACCATAGAATGGCAGGTGGAAGACTAA
- a CDS encoding FAD-dependent oxidoreductase encodes MKKILIIGGVAGGASAAARARRLSETAEIIMFERGEYVSFANCGLPYHISGEIVQRSALVLQTPESFKARFNVEVRVKHEVVAIDRAAKLVTVRRLLDGSEYQESYDTLLLSPGAAPIVPPIPGVDNPLTHSLRNIPDMDRILQTIQMNNVEHATVVGGGFIGLEMMESLHHLGIKTTLLELADQVMTPVDREMAGFAHQAIRDQGVDLRLGTALSEVSYQVQTHVASDAAGEDTAHQHIKGHLSLTLSNGELLETDLLIMAIGVRPETQLARDAGLTIGELGGIKVNAMMQTSDPAIYAVGDAVEEQDFVTGQACLVPLAGPANRQGRMAADNMFGREEQYQGTQGTAICKVFDLAVGATGKNEKQLKQSGIAFEKVYVHTASHASYYPGAEVVSFKLLFDPVKGTIFGAQAVGKDGIDKRIDVMAVAQRAGMTVEQLQHLELSYAPPYGSAKDVINQAAFVASNIIKGDATPIHFDQIDNLSEDQLLLDVRNPGELKNGGLEGAVNIPVDELRDRMHELPKDKEIIIFCQVGLRGNVAYRQLVNNGYRARNLIGGYRTYKFASV; translated from the coding sequence ATGAAGAAGATACTGATCATTGGCGGCGTCGCGGGCGGCGCATCGGCGGCGGCAAGGGCGCGTAGACTCAGCGAAACTGCTGAAATCATTATGTTTGAGCGCGGCGAGTATGTCTCCTTTGCCAACTGCGGCCTGCCCTATCATATCAGTGGTGAGATCGTTCAGCGCAGCGCCTTAGTACTGCAGACGCCAGAGAGCTTCAAGGCCAGATTCAATGTCGAGGTGCGGGTTAAGCATGAGGTGGTTGCCATCGACCGCGCCGCCAAGTTGGTGACCGTCAGACGACTGCTCGATGGCAGCGAATACCAGGAAAGCTATGACACCCTGCTGCTCAGCCCCGGTGCGGCGCCAATCGTGCCGCCGATTCCGGGTGTGGATAACCCGCTCACCCACTCCCTGCGCAACATTCCCGACATGGATAGGATCCTGCAGACGATCCAGATGAACAATGTCGAGCATGCCACTGTGGTTGGTGGCGGCTTTATCGGCTTGGAGATGATGGAGTCACTGCATCATCTGGGGATCAAGACCACTTTGCTTGAGCTTGCCGATCAGGTGATGACACCTGTGGATCGCGAGATGGCGGGCTTTGCCCATCAGGCAATCCGTGACCAGGGCGTGGATCTGCGTCTGGGTACGGCCCTGTCAGAGGTGAGCTATCAGGTGCAGACCCATGTGGCCAGCGACGCCGCCGGTGAAGACACGGCCCATCAACACATCAAGGGACACCTGAGTCTGACCCTGAGCAACGGCGAGCTGCTGGAGACAGATCTTTTGATCATGGCCATCGGCGTGCGCCCCGAGACTCAGCTGGCCCGCGACGCCGGGTTAACCATCGGCGAGCTTGGTGGCATCAAGGTCAACGCCATGATGCAGACCAGCGATCCCGCCATCTACGCCGTAGGTGACGCCGTCGAAGAGCAAGACTTTGTGACCGGCCAGGCCTGTTTGGTGCCGCTGGCGGGCCCGGCAAACCGTCAGGGCCGTATGGCGGCCGACAACATGTTTGGCCGCGAGGAGCAGTATCAGGGCACCCAGGGTACGGCGATCTGTAAGGTGTTCGATCTCGCGGTGGGTGCCACGGGCAAGAACGAGAAGCAGCTCAAGCAATCGGGTATCGCCTTTGAAAAGGTCTATGTGCATACCGCCAGCCACGCCAGCTACTATCCTGGCGCCGAGGTGGTCTCCTTCAAGCTGCTGTTTGACCCGGTTAAGGGCACCATCTTTGGCGCCCAGGCCGTGGGTAAGGATGGTATCGACAAGCGTATCGATGTGATGGCGGTGGCCCAGCGCGCCGGCATGACGGTTGAGCAGCTACAGCACCTGGAGCTTAGCTATGCGCCGCCCTATGGCAGTGCCAAGGATGTGATCAATCAGGCGGCCTTCGTGGCCAGCAACATCATCAAGGGCGATGCGACGCCGATCCATTTCGACCAGATAGACAATCTCAGTGAAGATCAACTGCTGCTGGATGTGCGTAACCCTGGCGAGCTGAAGAATGGCGGCCTGGAAGGCGCGGTTAACATTCCCGTGGATGAGCTGCGCGATCGCATGCATGAGCTGCCAAAAGATAAGGAGATCATCATCTTCTGTCAGGTGGGTCTGCGGGGCAACGTGGCCTATCGTCAGCTGGTCAACAATGGTTACCGTGCCCGCAACCTGATCGGCGGGTACCGCACCTACAAGTTCGCCAGCGTGTAA
- a CDS encoding YeeE/YedE family protein produces MFSSLAIALCGGLLIGLAASLLLVVNGRIAGISGIISGALWRRGTDLFGWQFYFLAGLLLSGLLLAEPLKAWLAIEPVVLSERGIAAPTLLLSALLVGLGCSLGNGCTSGHGICGIGRLSPRSIAATLVFMLVGVIAAVLLN; encoded by the coding sequence ATGTTTTCATCACTCGCTATCGCCCTGTGCGGTGGTCTCTTGATTGGCTTGGCGGCAAGCCTGCTCCTGGTGGTTAACGGCCGCATCGCCGGTATCAGCGGTATTATTTCTGGCGCCCTGTGGCGCCGCGGCACAGACCTGTTTGGCTGGCAGTTCTATTTTCTCGCGGGTTTGCTGCTCAGTGGCCTGCTGCTGGCCGAGCCTTTAAAGGCCTGGCTGGCTATCGAACCTGTGGTGCTGAGTGAGCGTGGGATTGCCGCGCCGACTCTGCTGCTGTCGGCGCTACTGGTGGGACTCGGCTGCAGCCTGGGTAACGGCTGTACCAGTGGCCATGGCATCTGCGGCATAGGTCGTCTGTCGCCGCGATCCATCGCCGCGACCCTGGTCTTCATGCTGGTGGGTGTCATCGCCGCCGTGCTGCTGAACTAG
- a CDS encoding DUF6691 family protein has product MRNLFALLSGLLFGAGLLLSGLADPAKVLAFLDISGVVNGHWDPSLMLVMGGALGVYLPVFLLWVKPRMARNQGPVLDSQYHLPSKTRIDGPLIVGAALFGLGWGMLGICPGPAVVNLASLDPMALAFMATMVLGAYLGRLISRMIARRLPGPVEA; this is encoded by the coding sequence ATGCGTAACTTATTTGCCTTACTCTCGGGCCTGTTGTTTGGTGCCGGCCTGCTGCTCTCCGGTCTTGCGGATCCCGCCAAGGTGCTCGCCTTCTTAGATATCAGCGGCGTGGTCAATGGCCATTGGGACCCTAGCCTGATGCTGGTGATGGGCGGCGCCCTTGGGGTCTATCTGCCCGTCTTTCTGCTGTGGGTAAAACCTAGGATGGCGCGCAATCAAGGCCCTGTGCTGGACAGCCAATATCATCTGCCCAGCAAGACCCGCATCGATGGGCCGCTGATCGTCGGCGCCGCCTTGTTCGGCCTGGGCTGGGGCATGCTCGGCATCTGCCCTGGGCCTGCCGTGGTCAATCTGGCTAGCCTGGATCCCATGGCGCTGGCGTTTATGGCGACCATGGTCTTGGGGGCCTACCTGGGACGCCTGATAAGCAGGATGATCGCCCGCAGGCTGCCTGGGCCGGTTGAGGCCTAA
- a CDS encoding diguanylate cyclase domain-containing protein: MAEMSLPLLLIIFLAIGLIAAAACMLVLRFILRSRGVDFSALENSVEDGLLLIDEQAKILAHNAQAAALMKAEGSDLSGLPLSLWLKDSSGEQLQVFADRQLGTSLNLGHEILSFTRLAREPRGLLLLVRHHNLEQDIRQDIARYHHSQYFAKIGTWDWQVGTDTLYWSDAIFGIFGYKLGEVTPSYEFFYSRVHPEDRDKVKAGEARCIATGENHDEEYRILWPDGSVHWVRETGNLVKDSDGQLLKMVGVVRDITQEKALHHKLEKMAHQDPLTGLPNRLQLELRLSEAIRAASQCGGRLGLIFIDLNQFKAINDSLGHQVGDRVLMTAATRLQSLKGSEDLVARIGGDEFVMLLPQWPADKPLDEEAARLAKALFERFAEPVIQTGRGIAASIGFAIYPDHAGHMDALLHVADQAMYIAKGRGDNQYHLGPDHRMDLGHRLAR; encoded by the coding sequence ATGGCTGAGATGTCGCTACCGCTTCTTCTTATCATATTCCTGGCTATCGGCCTGATAGCCGCTGCGGCATGCATGCTTGTTCTTCGCTTTATCCTCAGGAGCCGCGGCGTCGACTTTTCTGCCCTGGAAAATTCTGTCGAGGATGGTCTGCTCCTTATTGACGAGCAGGCGAAGATCTTGGCCCATAACGCCCAGGCCGCAGCCTTGATGAAGGCCGAGGGGAGTGATCTCTCAGGGCTGCCCCTCAGCCTCTGGCTCAAGGATTCCAGCGGCGAGCAGCTGCAGGTGTTCGCCGACCGTCAGCTTGGCACTAGCCTGAACCTAGGCCATGAGATCTTAAGCTTTACCCGCCTGGCCCGTGAGCCCAGAGGGCTGCTGCTCTTGGTGCGTCATCACAACCTGGAACAGGACATTCGCCAGGATATCGCCCGTTATCACCACAGCCAGTATTTCGCCAAGATAGGCACCTGGGACTGGCAGGTGGGCACAGACACCCTCTATTGGTCCGATGCCATCTTCGGCATCTTCGGTTACAAGCTGGGGGAGGTCACCCCTAGCTATGAGTTCTTCTATTCCAGGGTGCACCCCGAGGATCGCGACAAGGTGAAGGCGGGAGAGGCGCGCTGCATCGCCACCGGCGAGAACCATGACGAGGAGTATCGCATCCTCTGGCCCGATGGTTCTGTGCACTGGGTGCGCGAGACGGGCAACCTGGTGAAGGATAGCGATGGTCAGCTGTTAAAGATGGTGGGGGTGGTGCGTGATATTACCCAGGAGAAGGCGCTGCATCATAAGCTCGAAAAGATGGCCCACCAGGACCCCTTAACCGGACTGCCCAACCGGCTGCAACTCGAGCTACGCCTGAGTGAGGCGATTCGCGCGGCGTCGCAGTGTGGTGGTCGCCTGGGACTTATCTTCATCGACCTCAATCAGTTTAAGGCGATCAACGATAGCCTGGGGCATCAAGTGGGGGATCGCGTCTTGATGACGGCGGCTACCAGGCTGCAGAGCCTTAAGGGGTCAGAGGATCTGGTGGCCCGCATCGGCGGCGATGAGTTTGTGATGCTTCTGCCCCAGTGGCCAGCTGATAAGCCGTTAGATGAGGAGGCGGCGCGACTTGCTAAGGCGCTGTTTGAGCGATTCGCTGAGCCTGTTATTCAGACCGGCAGGGGAATCGCGGCCAGCATAGGTTTCGCCATCTATCCGGATCATGCCGGACACATGGATGCGCTGCTGCATGTGGCCGATCAGGCCATGTATATCGCCAAGGGGCGTGGCGACAACCAATATCATCTGGGGCCGGATCATCGCATGGATCTCGGCCACCGTCTGGCCCGTTAA
- a CDS encoding phosphatase PAP2 family protein, with translation MSIAKSLDTASSPAFWRYHFMLPAVCFLLAVSLIELFHLDIALGQWLFRLEGGIDGWPLRGAWVTENLIHVGGRNLVILLGVTVLTLLGLSYKKPALASYRRGLVFLFMSVLSSVLLVRLGKSFVHLDCPWHLKIFGGRADYFSLFSGQFDANSPGQCFPAGHSSGGYAWVALYFFALAYAPRYRWFGLGFGLLLGLTFGIAQQLRGAHFISHDVWTLTISWFSALTWYYALFLRRQSEPAISPALETARS, from the coding sequence ATGTCGATTGCTAAGTCATTAGACACTGCTAGCTCACCCGCCTTCTGGCGCTATCATTTCATGCTGCCCGCCGTCTGCTTCCTGCTAGCCGTCAGCCTGATAGAGCTATTTCATCTGGATATCGCCCTGGGCCAGTGGCTGTTTCGTCTCGAGGGCGGCATCGATGGCTGGCCGCTTCGCGGCGCCTGGGTCACGGAAAATCTGATCCATGTCGGCGGTCGTAATCTAGTGATCTTACTTGGAGTCACCGTCCTCACCCTTCTGGGTCTGAGCTATAAGAAACCCGCCCTGGCCAGCTATCGCAGGGGCCTGGTGTTTCTCTTCATGAGCGTACTGAGCAGCGTACTGCTGGTGAGGCTGGGCAAGTCATTCGTACACCTGGACTGCCCCTGGCATCTGAAGATCTTCGGTGGCCGCGCGGATTACTTCTCGCTGTTCTCGGGTCAGTTTGATGCCAACTCGCCGGGTCAGTGTTTCCCTGCCGGTCACTCCAGCGGCGGCTATGCCTGGGTGGCGCTCTATTTCTTCGCACTGGCCTACGCGCCGCGCTATCGTTGGTTCGGCCTTGGTTTCGGTCTGCTGCTGGGGCTCACCTTCGGCATTGCCCAGCAGCTCAGGGGCGCCCACTTCATCTCCCACGATGTCTGGACCCTCACCATCTCCTGGTTCTCGGCACTGACTTGGTATTACGCCCTCTTCCTGCGTCGTCAGTCAGAGCCCGCAATTAGCCCGGCACTGGAAACCGCCCGAAGCTAA
- a CDS encoding SufE family protein, translated as MSNSQLSPSTEAFTGLMLDPQEILPSFTQAANWQERYRALMLLGKRLPPLDDALRQESAQVRGCESNAWLYHKEIDGRHYYLADSDARIVKGLIALLLTAVQGQDEQTIAALDLHEYFDQLGLSGQLSPSRTNGVLALAEAIKAAANQPS; from the coding sequence ATGAGTAATAGTCAGCTAAGCCCATCCACTGAGGCCTTTACCGGCCTAATGCTGGATCCCCAGGAGATACTGCCAAGCTTCACCCAGGCCGCCAACTGGCAGGAGCGCTACCGCGCCCTCATGCTATTGGGTAAACGCCTGCCGCCGCTGGATGATGCCCTTCGACAAGAGTCGGCCCAGGTCAGAGGCTGCGAGAGCAACGCCTGGCTCTATCACAAGGAGATAGACGGCAGACACTACTACCTGGCCGACAGCGATGCCCGCATCGTCAAGGGACTGATCGCCCTGCTGCTCACCGCAGTGCAGGGGCAGGACGAGCAGACCATAGCCGCCTTAGATCTACACGAGTACTTCGACCAACTGGGGCTGAGCGGTCAGCTGAGCCCATCGCGCACCAACGGCGTGCTGGCGCTGGCCGAGGCAATCAAGGCCGCCGCCAACCAGCCCAGCTAG